The nucleotide window GCCGCCAAGCTCGGCCGCCCCACCGGGTTCACGGTGACGGTGCGCGAGGTGCGGGTGGCGGCCGGGGCGGGCTTCCTGGTGGCGATCACCGGCGAGATCATGACGATGCCCGGCCTGCCCAAAAAACCGGCCGCCGAGGCGATGGACATCGACAACAACGGCAAGATAGTAGGCCTGTTCTAGGGAAGTTAACGCAGCGAAAAACCCCGCCATTGGCGGGGTTTTTCGCTGCGTTTTGTATACTTGGGGCTTGGGAGCCAATTGGCTTGATTTGGCAGATGCATTGTGATAGTGTGTAATTATAAAGGCTTAGTGCCTGGAGTGGGGTGAGAAACGTGACGCAAAGCCTGGGGAATCCTGATAAGGTCAAGATGATGCTCTCCGGGTCGATTCTGGTGGTCGCGCTTTATTGCTATTTCGATTTTATCTTGGATGTCGGCGATATGTACCCGAATATGATTTGGGACGAGGTTGTCACCGGTTTGCTGGGAGTAGGCTTCGTGCTTATATGGCGCCGTTTTCTGGGCAGGCGATAGCCTGGCGGATGACTTGCCTGACTAGAAGACCCGCGATTGCGCGGGTCTTTTTTTCTGCTTTTCCGGTTTGTGAAAAAAATATCAAAAAAACGCGCCGCCGGGCGGACGGGCGGCAGGGAGTGGACGGACGGCAGGCGAATTCCAAAAGTTATAACAGAGACGAGGTGAAGTATGCAGACATTCGACGTGTTAGTCATCGGCAGCGGCGGCGCCGGGATGCGGGCGGCGCTTGAGGCGGGGGCCCGCGGCGGGCTGTCGGTGGGCCTGATGACCAAGATGTTCCCGACCCGCTCGGCTACCGGCATGGCTCAGGGGGGTATAAACGGCGTTCTCGGCAACGCCGACCCGACCGATACCGTAGACAAACATATCTTCGACACGGTGAAAGGCAGCGACTACCTCGGCGACCAGGACGCCATCGCCTTTTTCTGCGGACAGGCGGCGGCCGCTATCAGGGAGATCGACTACTATGGGGTGCCTTTTTCCCGCGATGCGAAGGGGCAGA belongs to Sporomusaceae bacterium and includes:
- a CDS encoding formate--tetrahydrofolate ligase, producing AAKLGRPTGFTVTVREVRVAAGAGFLVAITGEIMTMPGLPKKPAAEAMDIDNNGKIVGLF